From a region of the Patescibacteria group bacterium genome:
- a CDS encoding DUF4430 domain-containing protein: MTRKTTILSFVISLVILSGLGFIFNSQAAPEINQAAVDYLKTKDNSAWKTMALVAAGETGLTGNHLKDISSNNAIDYCAPTLAITALGENPRTYPNQDYVVKLKSFWDGAQLGDASTLNDDIFGLLALISSGEATAEPIITGIKEFLIATQNSNGGWGFSVGGDSDTNMTAMAIMALVEAGLAPSDLPITKAVAYLVSSQNDDGGFPWSPASPWGTDSDASSDAWVISAIYALGQNPGDWIKNDHNPIEHLKSLQAAQGYFEYQTGTGEDAFSPVTTSYAVIALAGKSYPVNKITYTPSETFDLRIEGQSSTICSGRFPGPTALNIVENASEICGFTYEIKATDYGPYLKKINDEEAGGLMGWLYFVNCTSPLVGAADYILQQADEVLWYFGEWGWPPLKIGVSAEEAASGGTIEAIVEYYDTEWHPLENTTVKAGNHEFTTDASGSTSVSLADGYYNLYAEKAAFVRSNKIRVKFGEPTSDEVSLQVNIIEGEKPGTGLGPGLGPDEISFLVEPEEIIFGDLAPGQSASQNVTITNTGAVDLYLEGIVSGGDIFQDNLTLNDTAWENWGTNIAASNQKETAVQLNIPGNYSVYGEQTGNLTFWGITE; this comes from the coding sequence GCTGGCGAAACAGGCCTGACTGGTAATCACCTAAAAGATATATCCTCAAACAATGCCATTGATTACTGCGCTCCGACTTTAGCCATCACTGCCTTGGGTGAAAATCCTCGGACCTACCCCAACCAAGATTACGTGGTTAAGCTTAAATCTTTTTGGGATGGCGCTCAACTTGGCGATGCTTCAACTTTGAACGATGACATCTTTGGGCTTTTAGCTCTTATTTCTAGCGGCGAAGCAACTGCTGAACCTATAATAACCGGGATTAAAGAATTTCTTATAGCCACCCAAAATTCTAATGGCGGCTGGGGGTTTTCTGTTGGCGGCGATTCGGATACTAATATGACAGCCATGGCCATTATGGCTTTAGTGGAGGCCGGATTAGCTCCTTCTGACTTGCCAATTACCAAAGCAGTGGCTTATCTTGTGTCTTCACAAAATGATGACGGGGGCTTTCCTTGGAGTCCGGCTTCTCCTTGGGGCACGGACTCTGACGCTTCTTCTGACGCTTGGGTAATTAGCGCTATTTATGCTCTTGGGCAGAATCCTGGGGATTGGATTAAAAATGATCATAATCCGATTGAACATCTTAAATCTTTGCAAGCAGCCCAAGGATATTTTGAATATCAAACCGGCACGGGCGAAGATGCGTTTAGTCCTGTTACTACCAGCTATGCAGTTATTGCCCTGGCCGGCAAATCATATCCTGTAAACAAAATCACCTACACGCCCAGCGAAACTTTTGATTTAAGAATTGAAGGCCAAAGTTCAACTATCTGCAGTGGACGGTTTCCTGGTCCGACTGCCCTTAATATTGTTGAAAATGCCAGTGAAATTTGCGGATTTACTTATGAAATTAAAGCTACTGACTATGGTCCGTACTTAAAGAAAATCAATGATGAGGAAGCCGGCGGTCTAATGGGCTGGCTTTACTTTGTTAATTGCACTTCGCCGCTGGTAGGTGCAGCTGACTATATTTTGCAACAAGCTGACGAAGTCCTTTGGTATTTTGGCGAATGGGGCTGGCCTCCTCTAAAGATTGGGGTTTCTGCCGAAGAAGCCGCGTCTGGCGGAACCATAGAAGCTATTGTAGAATATTATGATACAGAGTGGCATCCGCTTGAAAATACTACTGTGAAAGCCGGAAATCATGAATTCACCACTGATGCCAGCGGCAGTACTTCTGTCTCTTTAGCTGATGGCTATTATAATCTTTATGCTGAAAAAGCGGCTTTCGTCCGCAGTAATAAAATTAGGGTAAAATTTGGCGAGCCAACCAGCGATGAAGTCAGTCTCCAGGTTAATATCATTGAGGGTGAAAAACCTGGCACCGGACTTGGACCAGGGCTCGGGCCCGACGAAATATCTTTTTTGGTAGAACCAGAAGAAATAATTTTCGGTGACTTGGCGCCCGGTCAAAGCGCCAGCCAGAATGTAACCATTACCAACACCGGCGCTGTTGATTTATATCTGGAAGGCATTGTTTCGGGTGGAGATATTTTTCAGGATAACCTTACCTTAAATGATACTGCTTGGGAAAACTGGGGAACCAATATCGCCGCCAGCAATCAAAAAGAAACTGCGGTGCAACTGAATATCCCCGGAAATTATTCGGTCTACGGCGAACAAACCGGCAATTTGACTTTTTGGGGGATTACGGAATAG